CCCGCGCGATGAGCACCGCAGCCGCACCGGCCCCTGGGCCGCTCAGCCCGTTCGAGCAACTTCGTTACGCCAAGCAGATCATCCAGATGGAGGCCCAGGCCCTGGAAGGGCTGGCTGGCAGGCTGGACACCGAATTCTGCCGGGCCGTTGAAGAGCTATATCATTGTCCCGGCAGCGTCATTGTCACGGGAATCGGCAAGGCGGGTTTGATCGGCCAGAAAATCGCGGCCACGCTCTCTTCGACCGGCACGCGCAGCCATTTCCTGCACGCCGGCGAGGCTGTGCATGGCGACCTGGGACGCATCCATCGGACCGACGCCCTATTGGTGCTCTCGCAAAGCGGCGAGACGCAAGAAGTGATTCGCCTGCTGCCGACGCTCAAGGGTCTCGGCATCCCGAACATCGCCATCACCGGCAGCCGAGCGAGCACGCTGGGGCGAGCGGCCCATGTGACAATCCAGCTCGGCTCGCTCAAAGAGGCCTGCGCGCTGGGCTTGGCCCCGAGCACGAGCACGACCGCCATGCTGGCGATGGGAGACGCATTGGCTTTGGTCACAAGCCGCATGCGCAGCTTTGGGCGAGAGGACTTTGCCCGCTTTCATCCGGGCGGCAGCCTCGGGAGGCAGTTGGCCAAGGTCGAGGATTGCATGCGGCCGCTTGCGGATTGCCGCGTGGCCATTTGCAGCGAGAGCGTGCGGCAGGTATTTGTCGAGCGCCGCTTCTCCGGCCGGCGGACCGGAGCGATCATGATTGTCGATCCGGATGAAATCCTCCGCGGGATCTTCACCGACAGCGATTTGGCCCGGCTATTCGAGAGCCGCCGCGACGGCGCACTGGATGGCCCGATCCGCGACGTAATGACCAAGCGACCGACCACTGTTCCGCTCGGCTCGATGCTCACCGACGCGGTCGAGATCATGGGTGAGCGGAAGATCAGCGAATTGCCGGTGGTGGACATGGCCGGTCGGCCGGTTGGATTGATCGACGTGACCGACGTGGTGTCGCTCTTTCCTGAGGGGAATTTGGCGTTACAAGCTGCGCCGGCGGCAAAGTCCTCTGCCGTTCCACCCCCCAAGAACCCCGCCTTTACCAATCGGCCGCCACACCCTCGACAATCCGCGCCGCGCGGCGACAATTCGTGAGATGTGGCAAAGGAAATTGAACCGCCAAGTCGCCAAGGACGCCAAGATACGAAGAGGTTCGCTCATCAACCGTGTTCTTGGCGTCCTTGGCGCCTTGGCGGTTAACAATCTTTGAATTGCATCAGTGGAGCCGTCATCGTGAAGACCGAAGAGCGGGCCGCGCGCGTCGAGTTGATCTTGTCGGACGTCGACGGCGTCATGACCGATGGCAGCGTCGTGTTCGACAACCAGGGAATCGAAACCAAGCTCTTTCATATTCGCGACGGCCTCGGCATCAAGCTTTGGCGGCGGGCCGGATATCGGTTTGGCGTGATTACCGGCCGCTCGTCGCAAATCGTTCGGATGCGAGCGGCGGAGTTGGGCGTTGATATCGTTCGTCAGGGAGTCGAGGACAAGCTGGCGGTCGTCGAACAGATCGTCGCCGAATTGGGCCTCGAGCCGCAACAGGTTTGCTACGTGGGAGACGACTTGCCGGATCTGCCGGTGGTGCGTTTTGTCGGACTAGGAGTCGCCGTGGCCGACGGCAGCGAAGACTTGCGTCGCGCGGCGCACTACGTGACAACCACTCCCGGCGGCCGCGGCGCGGTCCGCGAAACAATCGAGTTGGTTTTGAAGGCGCAAGGCCGCTGGGAAGATCAAATCCAAAAGTACGGCGGCAAGGGGTGAGTCCTTTGATGATCGCCAAGCTGAAACGCACCGCCGTCGCTCTAGCAACGGCTTTGGTCGCTTTCACGGCCTATCACGTGGTGGCAGTGCCCTTTATCGAGCCTTCGTTTGAGGACCGTGGCGCGAGCGTCGAGCCGGTCGTCATCGAGCCGAGCAAAGATCGCTCACTGCTCTTGAAGCCGTATTTTCCGCCAGGCTCGTGGCAGCTCGACAATCCGATCGTGTTCGACAACGACCGGTCGAAGTTGCTCTACAAGGAATACCACAACCTGGACAATGGTCGAGTCCAACTCTTCCCCTGCACGATCCTGTTTTTTCCAAGCGACGAAGCGGCGGCCGGCGCTCCGCAACGGGTTATCGTGCTCGACTCGCCTCGGGGAGCGCTCCTCCAATTCGACGGCCCTTTCGATCCGCTGCAAGGAAAGTTTAGCCAATTCCAAGGGGGGCAAATGAGCGGGCCGGTCACGATCCACGGCACGCCCAGCCGCCTGGGAGCAAACGATGAATTGTTCGTCGAGGCCCGCGACGTGCGATTGACGACCGAAAAAATCTCGACGGATGCGCCAGTCGATTTCTGGTTCGGCCCTAACGAAGGTCATGGCCGCCAAATGGAGATCCGACTGTTGCCCTCCAGCAAGCCGGCGACCGGCAAGCAGCGCGGCCCCAATATTGGCGGTTTAGAGTCGTTCGAGCTGATGAGCGACGTGCAAATGCGGCTGGTGCCGGGCACCAGCGGTCTGATGCCCCTTGATGGCCAGCGCGGTGGACAGAAACCAGCTTCCCCTGGGCGTGCCGCTGCCGCTGAGAACGCTCTGCCGCGGCCCGACGATCGCACCTTCCAGCGAGCGACCGATTCGCGCACTGCTGCCAATGGCGGGCCGCAACCGCCGGTTGACATTCGCTGCCACGGCCCATTCAAGTTCGACATGATTCGATACATCGCCACGTTTCGCGACCAAGTCGACGTGTTTCGCGCGCAGCAAAATGGACCAAGCGACCAGATGAACTGCGATTGGCTTTCGGTTTTTTTTGCTCCGAAAACCGCAAGCGGCGAGGCCGCGGTCGGAGAGACCGCGGCTCCCTCGAAATCCGCGCCCGACGCGACTGGCGGCTCGCAACGGATTCCGAACCTCGAAGCCCGGCGGATCGAAGCCCGCGGCACTCCGGTGATCCTGCGCGGCGAATCGAACGATGTCTATGCCCGTGCCGAACACCTCGACTACGATATTGTCACTGGACAAATCTCGCTCGACGACTCGCAGGAGGTAACGCTGCGGCAGGAGATGAACGAGTTTCATGGTCCGTCGATCGTCTATTGGCCGGGCGAGCCCGGTCGGCTCGGTCGGCTGAATGCGATCGGCCCAGGTTGGCTCCGCGGGCTGCCGCCGCAATCCGCCGGGCAGGATTCTCGATCCAGCGATCCGCGAGCGCGGCAATTGGCCTCACCGGGCATCTCGCAACTAGGACTTCCCATCGCCGCGAATCATCGCGCGGCTTCGCCAAGCGCACCGCAGTTCTTCGAGGCCCAGTGGTCGAAGAAACTCTTGATGGGTCCGGACGGCGAAAATCACTTGATCCGTCTGATCGGCGACGCACGAGCCAGTTTCACCGGGCAGGGGACGCTCTCATCGGACGAAATTGACCTGTGGCTCAAAGAACTGCCGCCGACCGAGAAGCCGGTGGCCGGCTCTCCGCCTCCGCACTGGCAAGTGATCGCCGATCGAATGAAGGCTCGGGGACACGTGCAGATCGATTCGCCACAGCTTACCGGCGCTACATCGCAGCTCGAGGCATGGTTTGAGCAAGCGCCGACTCCGGCGGCGGCCGCTCCGGCGCCGCCGGGAGGTAATCCATTTGGAATCGCCGCGGTCGGCGCGCCGCTCGTTGGATCGAGCCCTCGAAACCCGGTTTCGGCGGAGGCTCAATCACCGGCCGGCCAGGGGCGATTGCCGCTTACAGGAGGGCCACTCGGCGGCGCGACGATTGGATTGCAGACAGCCGCAGATGCGCCGCCCGCGCAGCGTAGCTTCGTGCAAGGTGAATTGATTCGCATACAGTTGCTCGTCGGAGGGCCAACAACCGAAGTCCGGGAAGTCATGGTCAGCGGCAATCCGGCCGAAGTCGCCGCTAACGGACTCGAAATGTACGGAGATGTCGTTCGCATGAACGAACGCACCAATCGAATCTGGATTGATGGACCCGGCCGGATGAAACTCCCCGAGAATCAAACCGGGTTTTCCGTCTTCCAGCCGTTCGACGCTCGTCAAGGTGCGCGCAGCCAGCCGGCGCCAGGCGAGCCATTGTCGATCATGCGCTCCCCTGCCGCGCCGGATCCGATGGTCGTCACCTGGAAGGATGGAATGACGTTTGACGGCAGCACCGCCCACTTTGAGCACTCCGTCGTCGGCGATAGTCGCGCGCGAAAGTTTCGGACGGACGTGGCCGAGGTGTTGCTGCACCGGCGAATTGATTTTTCGCAACCGAGAGCCGGAGAGCGACCCCAGATCGAGCGAATCATCTGCCGCGGCGGCATGTGGATGGAGAGCCGCGGCTTCGATGCCAAGGATCCCGATAAGCTGATTTCGCTAGATCACATGCAGACCGGTGACCTGATGATCAACGAATTGAGCGGCGAGATCCTCGGCCAGGGGCCCGGCTGGCTGACGAGCGTTCGCCAGAATTCGCCCGATCCGATGCAGCCGGCCGTGGGGCCGCTGGCGGCAAGTTCCGCCGTGCTGCCGGTTTCACACGCCGCGGCAGACCACGGCGGCAGGCATTCCGGCGCCGCCGCCGGTCGCGGCGCCACGGGTCGAAATCATAAGACCGCCGACAAAGCGCCGCTGAATTATCTTCATGTGACCTTTAACGGCGCCCTTTCCGGCAATTTGAACCAACATGAAATCACCTTCCACGACCACGTAATTAGCGTGAATGGTCCGGTCCTGTCCTGGGAGGATGAGTTGAATCCCGATCAGGTCGACGATCTGGGGCCGGGCGGATCGAAAATGACGTGCGATCAGCTTACGGTTCGCCAGACCGACGCCAAGCCCATGGCGGCTGCGCCGCAGCGGCGACCAATCGAACTCGAAGCGATCGGCAACGCGGTCGTGCAGGGGGATGTCTTTACTGCAAACGCCCATCGGCTGACCTATACCGAGGCCAAGGATCTACTCACGCTCGAAGGGGACGGTCGCAGGGATGCCGAGCTGTTCCGCCAGGAGCGGCCTGGTGATCCTCCTGCACAGACGCTGGCCCGCCAAATCTTCTATTGGCGCTCGTCGAACAGCGTCTCGATCAACAAGGCCCGGCTCCTCGATCTAAACCAGATCCCGAGCCAGGACGAAGCAGACAAATGATCGCAATACGGCCTTTGGGGTAGGAATTCGCGTTCGCGAACGGTTCCCGTGGTTGGTCCGCCGACGCGTCCAACCTTGGGCTAAAGGGCTCGACGTCGTTGGCCTCGAGTCGCCAACGTTCTCACGATCTCACCAAATCAGTGAATCCTCACCAAACAATGGGGGGCTCGCCAAAGTCATTGCGGAATAGAGAGATGCGCCGAATTCCGCGGAATTCGGTATCACAAAACAGTGAAATTCGCAACACGGCATGCGGAGTCGAAATACCGCGCGTAAGCGGACCGAACCCATTTCATCGCAATACCTTGCGAATTGCGAAACGGTATTTTGTCCGGTTCGGAACGGACATTGCCTATGACGTTGGCGGTAATTGTGCGCTTCGTATGAACGGAGCGGCTGCAATTTGGGGATTGGCGGCGAAGACGAGGCAGATCCTCTTCTTCTCTGATGTTCTCATTTTTTAGAAGGAAACGCACCGTGAACGCAGCAAATGATTATGTTGCCGAGCAGGATTTGGACTATCAAATCAAGTTCCGCCGTCCTGAGCCGAACAAGCCGGGACGTCCGCGCCGGCCCGAGCATACGCGTCTCAGTCGGCCGACTGGGTTTAACGGCATGCATCGCCGTCGTAACAAGCGCTACGGCTAAGGCCCTTTTCGCTCGTCCATTGAGTGCCGCTGTTAGCCGCCATGACTCATAGTCGGCGGCACAGCGTTGCTTGATACAGAGTGTCGCTCGATCTCGTTGGCCGGTGGATATTGATGTGAGCACCATTACAGAACGACCTTTGGCTGGCATTGGGGCGGCAATCTCTGCGCCCGCTCTGCGCGCGCCGGTCGACATCGAATGGGTGCTCGGTCGGAATCCGGCAATTCGCCGAGTGGCACAGCATGCTCAGCGAGCCGCCGAAGTCGAATGCACCGTCCTCATCTCGGGTGAAACGGGAACCGGCAAGGAAATCTGGGCGCGGATGCTGCATCGCAGCGGTCCTCGATTCGAGAAGCCCTTTATCCCCGTGAATTGCGCGGCCCTGACGAGCACGTTGGCCGAAAGTCAACTATTCGGTCACGAGAAGGGCGCGTTCACCGGGGCACTTGGCAGTTCGCTGGGCGTGTTCCGAGCGGCCGACGGCGGGATTGCATTTCTCGATGAAATCGGCGAGATGCCGCTCGATCTGCAACCGAAGCTGTTGCGCGTCTTGCAGCAGCGCGAGGTGACCCCAGTCGGCGCGGCCCACCCCGAGCCGATCGACGTCCAGATCCTCGCGGCCACGAATCGTGATTTGGAGTCGGAGGTCTCGGCCGGGCGGTTTCGCGAGGATCTCTTCTATCGGCTCAACATGGTCGAGCTGCGCGTGCCGCCGCTCCGGGAACGGGTGGACGACATCGCCGAACTGCTCGAATTCTTCTCGAGCCGCTTCGCGGCAAAGTACCGCCGGCCCGTCTGGCGGCCGAATGCCGAGACGCTGCGCGACTTTTGCGAGTTCGACTGGCCTGGCAATATCCGCCAATTGTCGCACGTGATCGAGCAATCCTATATCTTGGACTCACAGCCGATGTTGCCGCGAGCCGCGAACAATTTGGCCCCAACCTCGCTTCCGTTCTTCAACCTCGGCCGCCTGCGGACTGAAGCCGTCCGCCAGGCGCTCGGCGTGACCCGGGGGCACAAGGGCCGCGCGGCGAAGCTCTTAGGCGTGCATCCCAATACGCTCACGCGGCTGATATCGCAGCCCGAGCCGGCCCGGCTCGGGCCAGATGCAGACGATACGGCGCCGTCCTAGCGGGATGCCGCCGTCAGCGCTTCGTACCGCATACCGACCCAGGGATCGCCTCCTTGGGTTTTTTCATGCGCCACGCGTGATGGGCTGTTCCGTCGTTTAACCCGGATCCATCGGCGACGGCGTCACGCTAAAACACCGTCGCCGATGGCTCCGGGTCAAACGATGCGGCGCGCGCCGCGCAATGGCGACGTTTCTGACGTTCGCGAGTGCGCATTTTCTCTCCCAGCTTCTGGGAACCTTCACTGCATCTGGGAATCGAGCGTAAGCGTTTCTTGCGACAACGGAATGGATCAACGCCGCGCACAAACTGTCTGCAACTCGGTGAAACGCGGCGCGGAGCAATTCTCTTCTCGATAACTTTCATTCGCGGCGCAAGCCCATGGAGCGGCGCGACTTGAGCGCGACGTGGTTTTTAATGTGCGATTGGGCACGGACCTTGCTTTAGAGAGCCATCGCAAGTGTGACCCGAAGGAACGAGCGAAGGCCGATTCAGCGTGTCGCATTTTTTGTGTGAATATGTGTGTGACTAGTTGTGTGAATTCGAGGGAACGACGATGAACCAAGCCATCTCCAGCTACGACGACCAACGGGAATTGAAGTATGAGGTCGAATTCCGGCACATGGCGCCGCAGCCGAACCAGCGCTTCCGCCGGGCCGATTTCGTCCGCCGCAATCGCCCGACCGGCTACAACGGCATCCACCGCCGGCGCAATCGGCGATTTACGTGGTGACCATCCGGGAATCGAGAAGCAGGTAAGCGTGGTGCGAAACCGACCGGCAATGATTGCGATGGCTCCAAGAGTCCTTTGCGATCTGCCAGCGACGAAGGCCCGTCTTAAGCGTTAACCCATTTCTACCTGAGTAAAGCGAGCAACCGAACCATGCCTACCATTGCCACTCCCATGACCGGAGTCATGACGCGCGAGAAGCCGAGGTTGGAACGCCCCGTGAAGCCGGTCGCGGCAAAAAACACGTTGGAATGCTTGATCGTTTCGAGCGATCGCAGCCGGCGCGAGTCGCTGTCGCGCGCGGCGGCGGAGAACGGATGGTCGACCGTGGTCTGCGCCGACTCCCAGACAGCCCGCCGAATGGCGAACCGGATCGCGGTCAAGCTGGCCATCGTGGATATGGAGGACCCGTCGCTCGCCGAGTCAGGCGGGCTGCGGGAACTCTCCGTTGAATTGTCCTGCGCCGGCGGCCCACTTCTGGTTCTGTGCGGCGCCGACGGCGACGTGCACCAGGAGATTTGGGCTCGGCAGCTCGGCACTTGGTTTTATCTGGCGGGAATGGCCGACACCGAAGCGATGGCCCTGCTGTGCAGCGAAGCGCGACAAGTCGTGGAGAAAACCAGTTCCCAGCAGACGCTTCCGCTCGCCTGACCCAACTTATCCCAGCGATCGGTTCATCACCCGTTTTGATTTATCCGTTCTTACCAGGAGCAAGACATGCATACCCCGAGCTATTCCTATCAGGCCGATTACGAACTCGATTACGCCGTGGATTTCAGCCGCCGAAATTCGGAACCGGAACGTCGCCGTCGCCGGCCCAGCTATTCCCGCGGCAGCCGCCCGGCAATGGTCAACGGCATTTTCCGCCGCCGGCACAAGCGGATTTCGTGGTAGCTGCGAATCGGAGCGATTGCGCCGCCACGCGCGGGTCAAAGGCCGCGCGGCGCGATCAGCCGGACGCATCTGGATCGTAGGAAACTCCCTCCGTGGCGTTTCGCGACCGGACGCGATCATCCGGCGAATTCAATCAGACACATGCGGAACAGAGGAAGCGGATCGAAAACTACGGCGCCGCCCGGCCAGTCCGGATAGCGCGAAAGCCAGCGGGCAGCAAACCGCTTCCCGTCCCCCCAGAACCAACACTCAGGACAAACGAACATGTTTTCCACGACCAGATCCATCCTTTTCGGCGTACGGCCCGCGGTGCGTTGCCTCATGTTTGCCGCAGCGGTCGCGTGCCTCGCCGTCTGCCAATCGAGCCGCGCGGCACAAGTCGATCTGACGAACGCCCATTTGAGCGACTTGCTTGTGCCTGGCAGCTACGCCATCGTGGGAAACGAGCGCTTCGATACTTTCACCTTCAGCGCTACGTCCTCGGGAGGCGCGATGCAGCCCGATCCGACCAATATCAAAGTCAGCGCTATCAATCCGCCGCCCGACACCGGACTTTTCTTTCAAGGCGGACCATTCCTGACCGTCGGCAATCAGACAGTTGACGCCCATCTAACATTCGACGTGACGGCACTCAATCCATCGCTGCCGATAACAATGGCCAACTTGAGCTACACGGCCGCTACGGCGGGGGGTGGCTCGGCATCGATCTTGGAGGTCGTGCGCGACGCGTCGAACCAACAATTGGGGCAGCAATTGGTGATCGAACAACAGAACTTGCCGAACGGCGGAATGTCGTTCGCGACGATGACCTTCGCGCCGCAGACCACGATTCAAGTCTCGAAAGACATTCTGCTAGTAGGCGACGCGTTCACCACGACATCGCCAATCAATGTGGCGGCCGTCAGCGACTTTTCTCAAGCCTTCGACGGGCCGAGGGTGCCAGAGCCGAGCAGCGTCGTTATGGCGGCGATGGGGTCGGCAGGCTTAGGATGGTTCGGCTGGCGAAGGAAGAATCGGAACCGAGTGCGACAATCGTTAAAGGCGGCGTGAAACCTCCTGATATGATAGAAGGTTGAGCGGCACGAGTTGTGCAGATCGTTGTGAGGAACATATGATTCATCTTGCCGGAGACCATGTCATGGAAAGCACGATGCAGCAACGGGATCAGCCCGCAACCGCCGAGCCGGCAACCTTTCTGGAACGGATGGCGGAGAAGTTCGGCTTGCACGCCCGCTCGGCGGCCATTTTTTCTGAGCCGATCGAGAAGGACGGAGTGACCGTCGTTCCGGTCGCCAAGGTCCGCTGGGGATTCGGAGGCGGCGGCGGATCGAGGGACGGTCGGGAGCAAGGTTCCGGCGGCGGAGGGGGAATGAACGTCACGCCCGTCGGATACATCGAACTTAAAGACGGGCAGTCGCAATTCAAGCCGATCCGCGATGCCAGTTCGTTCGTGCCCGTCATCGTCGCCGGCGGCTTCGCCGGTTTTCTTTTGCTGCGGGCGCTGCGCAAGCTGATTCGATGAGGGCTATGCTTCCACGGCCACAATGACGATGCCATGGCGCTCGGCGAATTCGACGACTTGCGATTCGTCGACGAGAATCGTGCGCCCGGCTTCGACCGCCAGCAGCTTGCCGCCGGATTGGGCCATTGCTTCGAGCGTTCCAATGCCGATCGTAGGCACGTCGAACCGCATGTCTTGCTGCGGCTTGGCTACCTTGACGACTGTGAATCCACCTGCCCGGCAAAGCGCGCCGGCCCGGCGGATGCATTCGTCGGTGCCTTCGATGGCTTCAACGGCCAGCGGAGTCCGATCTTTAACGGCGACGCTTTGCCCAATGTCGAGCCGTCCCAGCTCTTTGGCCAATTGCCAACCCATTTCGATGTCCTTTTGCTGGGCGGGAGATGGGCCGCGCCGAGTGAGTCGTCCCGGTTTCACGAGCAGCTCCGGTGCGTAGTCGGTGGCGGGAGCGAAGGTGATGCCGGCCTCGGCGAACGCTCCCGCGATCGCTGCCAGAAGCGTGTCGTCCTTGCGGTCCCGGCGGCCGGCGACGAAGTGGGGCCAAAAGGTGCGGAGCGTCCGCCAATCCGGCAGATACCGAAACCACGCCCACGGCTGATACAGTTGAACTTTATGGATCTTGCCGGCCATCGTCGCTTCGCGGACGCCATGGCGGCGGAAGTAGCGAATCGCTCGGCCCAGCTTTGACAGCCCGACCCACGCGAATTCGTCGCAGCATTCGGCCAGCGCTGGATCGGCATGGTCCTTGATTGCCAGCCCGCAGACATGGTAGCCACGGCGCCGGAGCGCTTCGGCCAGCGCGACAGGGAATCGCCCCCAACCGGCCAGCAAACCGACTTTCGGGCGATGTACGCGCAAATCT
The nucleotide sequence above comes from Pirellulales bacterium. Encoded proteins:
- a CDS encoding KpsF/GutQ family sugar-phosphate isomerase; protein product: RAMSTAAAPAPGPLSPFEQLRYAKQIIQMEAQALEGLAGRLDTEFCRAVEELYHCPGSVIVTGIGKAGLIGQKIAATLSSTGTRSHFLHAGEAVHGDLGRIHRTDALLVLSQSGETQEVIRLLPTLKGLGIPNIAITGSRASTLGRAAHVTIQLGSLKEACALGLAPSTSTTAMLAMGDALALVTSRMRSFGREDFARFHPGGSLGRQLAKVEDCMRPLADCRVAICSESVRQVFVERRFSGRRTGAIMIVDPDEILRGIFTDSDLARLFESRRDGALDGPIRDVMTKRPTTVPLGSMLTDAVEIMGERKISELPVVDMAGRPVGLIDVTDVVSLFPEGNLALQAAPAAKSSAVPPPKNPAFTNRPPHPRQSAPRGDNS
- a CDS encoding PEP-CTERM sorting domain-containing protein, whose protein sequence is MFAAAVACLAVCQSSRAAQVDLTNAHLSDLLVPGSYAIVGNERFDTFTFSATSSGGAMQPDPTNIKVSAINPPPDTGLFFQGGPFLTVGNQTVDAHLTFDVTALNPSLPITMANLSYTAATAGGGSASILEVVRDASNQQLGQQLVIEQQNLPNGGMSFATMTFAPQTTIQVSKDILLVGDAFTTTSPINVAAVSDFSQAFDGPRVPEPSSVVMAAMGSAGLGWFGWRRKNRNRVRQSLKAA
- the lpxI gene encoding UDP-2,3-diacylglucosamine diphosphatase LpxI (LpxI, functionally equivalent to LpxH, replaces it in LPS biosynthesis in a minority of bacteria.); this encodes MRVHRPKVGLLAGWGRFPVALAEALRRRGYHVCGLAIKDHADPALAECCDEFAWVGLSKLGRAIRYFRRHGVREATMAGKIHKVQLYQPWAWFRYLPDWRTLRTFWPHFVAGRRDRKDDTLLAAIAGAFAEAGITFAPATDYAPELLVKPGRLTRRGPSPAQQKDIEMGWQLAKELGRLDIGQSVAVKDRTPLAVEAIEGTDECIRRAGALCRAGGFTVVKVAKPQQDMRFDVPTIGIGTLEAMAQSGGKLLAVEAGRTILVDESQVVEFAERHGIVIVAVEA
- a CDS encoding HAD hydrolase family protein, yielding MKTEERAARVELILSDVDGVMTDGSVVFDNQGIETKLFHIRDGLGIKLWRRAGYRFGVITGRSSQIVRMRAAELGVDIVRQGVEDKLAVVEQIVAELGLEPQQVCYVGDDLPDLPVVRFVGLGVAVADGSEDLRRAAHYVTTTPGGRGAVRETIELVLKAQGRWEDQIQKYGGKG
- a CDS encoding sigma-54 dependent transcriptional regulator translates to MSTITERPLAGIGAAISAPALRAPVDIEWVLGRNPAIRRVAQHAQRAAEVECTVLISGETGTGKEIWARMLHRSGPRFEKPFIPVNCAALTSTLAESQLFGHEKGAFTGALGSSLGVFRAADGGIAFLDEIGEMPLDLQPKLLRVLQQREVTPVGAAHPEPIDVQILAATNRDLESEVSAGRFREDLFYRLNMVELRVPPLRERVDDIAELLEFFSSRFAAKYRRPVWRPNAETLRDFCEFDWPGNIRQLSHVIEQSYILDSQPMLPRAANNLAPTSLPFFNLGRLRTEAVRQALGVTRGHKGRAAKLLGVHPNTLTRLISQPEPARLGPDADDTAPS
- a CDS encoding spore germination protein GerW family protein, with protein sequence MIHLAGDHVMESTMQQRDQPATAEPATFLERMAEKFGLHARSAAIFSEPIEKDGVTVVPVAKVRWGFGGGGGSRDGREQGSGGGGGMNVTPVGYIELKDGQSQFKPIRDASSFVPVIVAGGFAGFLLLRALRKLIR